The Ziziphus jujuba cultivar Dongzao chromosome 3, ASM3175591v1 region tGTTGTTGTATTTACTTCTCTCATTCTTTATTTGCATTTCATctcaattattaataattaaaaaataaaaaataaaaaataataattaaaatataacatctcaattattaataattaaaagattaaaaaaaataacaactgCAACATAACAGTGGCTTAAAAACTTGTTtcgatattaaattaaattatataatatttgaatataGAAAGTGAATTTgacattttatatttggaaagcaaaattcattttatttaaaaaaattaaaataaaatatagattgaagcatatttttaaaaattttgctcTTTAAAAATGAAGATCGTAGAAATGgtaaaaaattctttaaaattgtTCTAAAATATATGGccaagtaaatttttaatttagttgtaatgataatatatatatatatatatatatatatatatatatatatataaaatgagtaGTTGTATAACATAccaataagtatatatatatatatatatatatatatttatataatgggCAGTTGCGCGCATAACATACCAAAACATATTTTGAATTCTataggaataaaaatattagtattttattttaagaaagaaaTTGTAATGATAAATTATTGACACTAAAGaggaaaagcatttttttttttttgggaactatGAAATTCCacgaaaaaaatatatgagcAAATTAATTGATCATCCTAGGACGGCCATGTGATATGACACCTTCTTTCTAGGTGCTTTCCTGCCATTTAGCGGTGgatccataaaatttttttggggaCCATCAGATAATCAAGTATTGATTGTGTTTCTAATGTGTGGTTTGAAGAAATAATGAtataggaaaaatattatttaacaaatttagctattttaaaattcaattaattaggATAttcactaaaatatattttttttaagaaaagaaaaacataatttaGAGGTTCTTTACAATTCTTTATCgtaacataatttaataattatcctaacaaattcgaacaaaatataaataaatgaaatattaaaaaaaaatttataataacgTTTCAACACAATCACATATCaattcataataaaaattaaaactaatcatttatcaaaatagaattttcattttaaatctgAAAACCATCTGTAATTGAATCTAAACTatgaaatgataataaaaataaaataatacataattatAGTTCTgtacttataaaaaataatcatagctataaaaatattaattaaaaaagaaaaacaaaagcaataaaatCAAGTTACTTGGGCAGAAAaacaatattgttttttttttttttaatatttttattgtgcCTTTATCGTAGAGTGTAAAATGTTAATGGATTGTTTGTGTTGTGCGCATAGATTTCGCCCGGTGGTAAAACCATTGAtagtatatatatctaaatcGAAGGTTTAAACTTTGAATTAGGTAAAAATCCCCTCTTTCctaaattgtaatttaaaaaaatgggcTGCTTGTGTCCCAAAATGTAATCAAACAAATGGGTTGTTTATGTTAGGTAAAGAGATTATAACGTTACAAATTCTTTAATGTAGTATTTTAAAACTACTAATAGTTGATTGAgatatacatagaaaaaaaagagctaatattagtaattttagggcaaaaggaaaataaaaataatgttcaATCCTCGTTGTTTGGTATATCATGCTCTTGATAGGAAGGAAATTAGAAAATCTAGTACTACTGGTATTGGAGTACTTAaaagtcaaaaaagaaaaaagaattttattattattattttttttggttgttgttaaACTTAAAACATCATTTTTATTCTCACATTCTTTTACTCTTTGATCTGTATCATCATCTTaagcaaaaatagaaaaagaatccGTTCGAACATGAGCTGaattttaaatgcataaaattgaatatatatggtAGGTCGAAAAACAACTAAAACTGAAGAAAAGAGCAATCAACACAACGACATGGTAAAGGAAAATTCACACACAACatggaacaaaaaagaaaataattaagctGCTGAGGATGCGCAGGTTGTGAGATCAATCAGCTGCTTAAGTGTCAGCATGTGAAGAGGCTTTGATAATGATAGTGCGGATGAAGTTGATAGCTTCTCAGACACTTGCTTCATAGTGGGCCGAGACTGTGGGATTCGATTTAGGCAAGCAAATGCTTGCTCTACAATGTTGGCCACTTGGTCTGCTACTTGCCTTCCTGGAGGTGAGAGACGTTGATCCAATACATCCTTGAGTAGAATCTGATGAACTTCTATTAATGGTGATGTGGACAAAGACAAGACCAGATCTCCTGGATGTTTTCCCATTATCACTTCCAATGTTACAACTCCAAAGCTATATACATCGctcttttcctttattttcatcGTGTAAGCAAGCTCTTCAAAGCAAAAATGCTTAAACTGGTtagcttttttaattattatatttgatcaaataaaaaagtactatatatattatattaacttttgtttttttttttttaaataaaatcatgACCGAATCTTTAAAGCAAAGTTGCCATagatattgaaatatatatgcattaacaaaagccactttttttttttttttttttccacattaaTTAAAGCCACTTTGATGGAAAGCTTTACCTGGAGCTGAGTATCCAACGGTTCCTGCAAATGGACTCCAATTTGATGAGTCAGGATCAAAAGCTCTAGCTGAACCAAAATCAGAAATATGAGCTTCATATTCTGCATCCAACAAAACATTCTTGCTTGATATGTCTCTGTGCACTATAGGAGGAAAACATTCATGGTGCAAATAGCATATGGCCTTGGCTAAACCTTTGACAATATTTACTCTCTTACTCCACTCCAGCTCCTTTGCCTGAACATCATCACTCAATATCTTTACTAAGCTTCCTCTTTCCATGAACTCATACACCAAAAATGAGTGTCTTGTATGTGAACAAAATCCATGAAGCTTAATGATATTTCGATGTCGTACTCTTGTCAACACATAAATCTCACTTGTGAAAGTTTCTTCACTAGACGTTACTCCATCATTCTCATGGAACTTTTTCACTGCAACTACTTGACCTGTTGACAATGATGTTTTATAAACACGTCCAAATCCTCCAACTCCAACGCAATATTTGGAGTCAAAGTTTTCTGTGGCTTCAACTATTTCTTGATGAACTATTCTCCCATCATGGCTCAACGCTTCAAAGAAAGCTCTAGTTTGTGTTTCTCGGGATTCATCCTCGTTCCTTTGTATTTTTTGGCGAATGAGAAGTACTCCAACAATGAGAAACAATAGAATTAGAGTGccaaaaattgatattatgaTCAACACGAGGACTTTCTTGCTTTCTTTCTTAGGTGTTGAGCAAAGCGTCAAACTGGTGTTGTTGCCGCAAAGgcctttattattttccaatgctGCTCTTGGGGCCTCTATGAAGGCTTTGACATTGGGGAGAGGACCTGCTAACAAATTGTAAGATACATCAACCAATATCAAGCTTATCATGTCTTTGAATGTGAGTGGTATTAAGCCAGAAAGCCTGTTATGAGAGAGGTTGAATGTTTCTAACATGTGCAAATTTCCAAGCTCTACAGGCAACTCTCCAGTAAGTATATTCTGACTCAGATCAAGATTTTCGAGGGCATGCAAATTCCCAATAAGAAAAGGAATAGTCCCACTGAAATTGTTATCTCTCAAGTTCAAATGCAATAGTTTTGAACACTGTCCAAAATCTATGGGAATTGGTCCATCTAGTTTATTTTCTGCAAGGTCAAGCTGTTCAAGGCTAGATAACATTCCAATTTCCACCGGGACTTTGCCAGATAACATGTTATTGCTGAGTTTAAGGATGAATAAAGGTCTTATTCGCCCCAATTCCTTGGGAATATTCCCAACCAGAAGATTGCTTGAGAGGTCAAGTATATGCAACTGAGTGGCTTTCCCAAGTTCAGGAAGTAGCTTaccagaaattttatttttggagatgTTCAACATGGTAAGTTTTCTCAGTTCTCTCCAGTTTCCAGTAAGTTTACCAAAGAACTTGTTGTCACTTAGGTCCATATAGTCTAAGTTTGGGTGTATTCCAAACCCATCTAATATATTTCCTGTTAATTGATTCTTTTCAAGAGAAATTGTGACTAAAGAAGTACAATTTCTCACACTTTTTGGGATGGGACCTGTTAAGTAGTTATGAGATGCCGTAAACCATGTTAAACTCTGACCAAGACAAATATTTTCTGGAAGATTGCCGAACAAAAAGTTTTCATCAATTTGGAATGATTCCAATTCCGTGAAATTGTTCATTCCAAGTGGAATGGAACCTGTGATGTTGTTGTAGGACAAATTTAAGTCGATGAGGAATATGAGGTTTCCAATCGACTCAGGAATTGAGCCTGTGAGATAGTTTTCATACAAACAAAAGGTTGTAATGGATTTGAGTTGTCCTATTTCGTGAGGGATGAATCCCGATAATTTGTTTTCACCGAGGTTTAAAATAGTTAAGTTGCTCAAGTTTCCAATGGATGTAGGAATTGAGCCGGATAGTTGGTTTCGATCCAAGTAAAGTCTGTTAAGTGATTTAAGCTGTCCTACTTCATGAGGGATGGATccgaaaaatttattttcactaAGAATTAGAGCAGTTAATTTGCTCATGTTTCCAATGGACCTTGGAATTGAACCCAAAAGATTGTTTCCACTAAGGAAAAATTCTTTGAGGGACACCAACTTGCCTATTTCATGTGGTATAGAGCCATTGAAATAATTCCCATCCACATAAAATACGCGTAAGTTTGTCAACAGGCAAATTTCATAAGGAATATTTCCATAGAAATGATTGCTACTCAAATCAAGGTAAATGAGTTTAGAAAGGTTACTAATAGTGGGAGGGATGGTTCCATAAAGCGAATTGTTAGAAAGCACAAAGGATTGTATGTTGGGAAAAGATGAGAAGTCAAAGTTTTGGAGCGTACCTCTTAGATTATGACTAGCAAGATTTATACTGACCACACTTCCTGACTTGTTACATTTAACTCCAGCCCAATGGCAGTGACTTGTGCTTCTTCTTTTAAGATTGCAAGAAGAATTAGTGCTAGACCATGTTGAGGTAGAGCTTTGAGGAAGCAACATTTTCCAAGAGGCTAGAAAAAGAGAATTAGTTTGATTACCAAGGCTGTTTTTCCATCTGACAAGGGCCTCAGCTTCTCCTCCTTTTCCTTGGCTTGTTCTAGAAGAACTACAATAAACATTTGAGGCAGTACTAGAATAACAAAACAATAGATTGCTGATAAGCCAAAGAAAATGGATTTGCCGTACAACCTCTTTCTTGGAGATTAGTGTCTCAATTAACGTTGCCATATGACTTGGAGGTGGGTTGTGTGCTTGCAATTATATTCTCTTGTTTATGTTGGTTAAATAGCCTAACGAGGTCTTTCGGTTATAGCTTATCGAGGTCTTTCAATTAGTCAATATAAAATATGCAGAAATGGGGAAAGGAGAAAATTTGGTTATACCATAGTATTttgtctttgttttgtttttcttccatttATCTACCCTAATTGTTTGAGTTAggtaaaataactaaaaaccaatataatttgaagttgtgtttaattttttttttccttttaacttTGTTATTAGTTGAGATGCTAAACAAACTCTAATTATCACCAACAAACATTTCAGATAAGCAAATtagtataagaaaaataaaaataaaaatcattatgCTACCAAGGACACCTAAAGAATCATTGAAACGAGTACTCATTAACTGTACAGTAATAAAATTATGTCTAAAGTgaataattagttttatttttcatctgttTAGCTAGCAAGccacatttttttaatcatttataaccAACAatctaagaaaaatatatatatttcaatcaggcaacaaaattataaaacaaaaggaATTGTTGTCAAATACAAGAATAAATAGGAATAAAAAAGGTTGACTAtcattttaataaacaatagcaTAAATAAGTGAGATACCGAATAGTAGCATAAGTAATCATATAAttgctaaaaatatttttctacatgGTATGTTGTTTCATTAAATAATCCAGGAAAAAATTGGTTAAATACCTATAAAGTATAAAGAATAGGGTAAAATCTATAAAATCTCTTCAAAGTACTAGCTTCCTGTCCTTATAAAGGACAAACTACTAAAAAAcggtttattaattttatttaaaataaattttaattttttccttttttatattgaaagtgGGAGATTCAAAGCCTGAAACTTTGTAAGAGGAATTAGGCCCATTTGAGATTTCTTTTAGAGCCTTAAAATTGATTGTCAAACAACAAAATCTAAGTTTAGGTGTTTGGTGtttggtaaaataaaaagaaaaattctaattttacaGTAATCTGTACCCGTGGCAGCTGATTTTCCGGTTGCCTATCACCCAAAATACCAATTATAACTCTTATTAATAATCTGAGCCAAAGCTTATCTCTTTTagctttaataaatttattatcatttttctaccaaaaaaaaaaaaaaatctaattttataaatgctaagttttgatatatattttctcttctttaatatagttatggtgaataaaaaaatatcatattggataatattttaataacagtactgattttaaaatatgcaataattttgaaacatcagtttatcaaatatttaattgattcgtttttttttttaaaaaaaattagaataaatatGAAACCAAGCTTTagtgttaatttttttagaaactataacaaatataaaatcaagCTTTAGTGGTTTTACCACTAGTATAGCCCATGGGGGACCAAATTGAAAAGGTGTATGCGATCTTGtgaatccttttttttatttttttagttttatttttttggtaataatgtaTCTTTTGAATCTTGTGGGACACTTTTACAAACTTtctaaaacagaaaatatgtaTCTTTGACCATTAAGAAATAAATTCCAAgaggaaaaaagcaaaaaagaaaaaaaaaaccttttttcttGAATAGTATTATTTGTAGCTTATCGCTTGAACCTATCACAACAACCTTTGATCATAATTAATTCCTTCATATCCAACCACAAGTCATGTATATGGTGCTAGTCCATTCCAAGTCGCGTAATTGCTGGGTTCCATTGCTAAAGTTGTTAGATATGTTATGATATTCTCTTTAGATtaagaaatatatacatatatatatatatatatatatatagatatatttctttttgcttAATGCTTTGGAAAAATATGTCCAACCGCGTAGCTCACTAAATGTTTGAATTGCCTATTGTTACTACCCAAAATCGTAcgcaaattatataattatatatgcatgtatataaaaTCGTATGCAAGTAAGAGAGCCCCATGTATACTACTCCTTATAAGGGCAAAACAATCGTTACCAAtgcaagacaaaaaaaaaaaaaaaaaaaaaagaaagaaggtatTTGTCTTTTTTCTCCTCCTATTGAAGATAAGAACCAGGCGCGTAGTTGATATAGGCCCAGTAGATAAAGTGGTAGAAGTCAGTCAAGCAGGCCCCGCACAAAACTTAAAAGGAttgtcatatgtatatataaacctGCACAGATGGGACAAGAGAGTGACACTTATCAAAGGGGCTAAAGGGGTCAACAGaagaaagaagataaaaaaggggagaagaaaggaaaaagaaagtggaagattatttattattatttatttatttatttattttttgacccAAACATCATCTGTggcaaaaagaagaaagaaatgggAGAATATGAACCCGTCCGTTCTATTGGAGAAGAGGAGGACCCTACTGAAGGGGAAAGGCGACTATCCATTAACCAGGCTGCCAATGTCCCCGCAGCAATAAGGTCCAAATAACGACAAACTCTCTTTATTCACTCGTAGGTCAAATGAAGTCGATTCCATGTTGGCTTCACCGACACTAACAGTTATTTTACTCCACTAAGGCGACAACA contains the following coding sequences:
- the LOC125423247 gene encoding MDIS1-interacting receptor like kinase 2-like, whose translation is MATLIETLISKKEVVRQIHFLWLISNLLFCYSSTASNVYCSSSRTSQGKGGEAEALVRWKNSLGNQTNSLFLASWKMLLPQSSTSTWSSTNSSCNLKRRSTSHCHWAGVKCNKSGSVVSINLASHNLRGTLQNFDFSSFPNIQSFVLSNNSLYGTIPPTISNLSKLIYLDLSSNHFYGNIPYEICLLTNLRVFYVDGNYFNGSIPHEIGKLVSLKEFFLSGNNLLGSIPRSIGNMSKLTALILSENKFFGSIPHEVGQLKSLNRLYLDRNQLSGSIPTSIGNLSNLTILNLGENKLSGFIPHEIGQLKSITTFCLYENYLTGSIPESIGNLIFLIDLNLSYNNITGSIPLGMNNFTELESFQIDENFLFGNLPENICLGQSLTWFTASHNYLTGPIPKSVRNCTSLVTISLEKNQLTGNILDGFGIHPNLDYMDLSDNKFFGKLTGNWRELRKLTMLNISKNKISGKLLPELGKATQLHILDLSSNLLVGNIPKELGRIRPLFILKLSNNMLSGKVPVEIGMLSSLEQLDLAENKLDGPIPIDFGQCSKLLHLNLRDNNFSGTIPFLIGNLHALENLDLSQNILTGELPVELGNLHMLETFNLSHNRLSGLIPLTFKDMISLILVDVSYNLLAGPLPNVKAFIEAPRAALENNKGLCGNNTSLTLCSTPKKESKKVLVLIIISIFGTLILLFLIVGVLLIRQKIQRNEDESRETQTRAFFEALSHDGRIVHQEIVEATENFDSKYCVGVGGFGRVYKTSLSTGQVVAVKKFHENDGVTSSEETFTSEIYVLTRVRHRNIIKLHGFCSHTRHSFLVYEFMERGSLVKILSDDVQAKELEWSKRVNIVKGLAKAICYLHHECFPPIVHRDISSKNVLLDAEYEAHISDFGSARAFDPDSSNWSPFAGTVGYSAPELAYTMKIKEKSDVYSFGVVTLEVIMGKHPGDLVLSLSTSPLIEVHQILLKDVLDQRLSPPGRQVADQVANIVEQAFACLNRIPQSRPTMKQVSEKLSTSSALSLSKPLHMLTLKQLIDLTTCASSAA